The proteins below are encoded in one region of Aequorivita iocasae:
- a CDS encoding glycosyltransferase family 2 protein — MNISIVIPLLNEEESLNELYRWIADVMQSNGFLYELIFIDDGSTDESWNIIEKLSLENSEVKGIRFQKNYGKSQALHAGFAMAKGDVIITMDADLQDNPEEIPELYKMITEEGFDLVSGWKKKRYDSVLSKNMPSKLFNYAARKTSGVKLHDFNCGLKAYKKDVVKTIEVTGEMHRYIPVLAKNAGFSRISEKPVLHQARKYGTTKFGAERFIRGFLDLITIWFLSRFGKRPMHLFGAWGALMLIIGFFLALYLGIDKLFLNPFGRLITERPQFYIALTAMILGTQLFLAGFLGELILRSKKDSRNYIIKEQRNFHD, encoded by the coding sequence ATGAATATTTCCATCGTCATACCTCTTCTGAACGAAGAAGAATCGCTAAATGAATTGTACCGTTGGATTGCAGATGTTATGCAATCCAATGGTTTTTTATACGAGCTCATCTTTATTGACGATGGCAGTACCGATGAATCCTGGAATATAATTGAAAAATTATCCCTTGAAAATTCTGAGGTTAAAGGAATTCGTTTTCAGAAGAACTACGGAAAATCGCAAGCCTTGCACGCGGGCTTTGCAATGGCAAAAGGCGACGTCATTATTACGATGGATGCCGATTTGCAGGACAATCCCGAGGAAATTCCCGAACTCTATAAAATGATTACCGAAGAAGGTTTCGACCTTGTTTCGGGCTGGAAAAAGAAACGATATGATTCAGTGCTCAGCAAAAATATGCCTTCCAAATTGTTCAATTACGCAGCCCGAAAAACATCTGGGGTAAAACTGCACGACTTTAATTGTGGGTTGAAAGCTTATAAAAAAGATGTTGTAAAAACCATAGAGGTTACTGGCGAAATGCACCGCTACATTCCAGTATTGGCTAAAAATGCTGGTTTCAGCAGAATTTCAGAAAAACCTGTTTTGCACCAGGCCCGAAAATACGGAACCACCAAGTTTGGCGCCGAACGTTTTATCCGCGGGTTTTTGGACTTGATTACCATTTGGTTTTTGTCGCGTTTCGGCAAAAGACCCATGCACCTTTTTGGCGCTTGGGGGGCATTAATGCTGATAATAGGTTTCTTTTTGGCGCTTTACTTGGGAATTGACAAACTGTTTTTAAATCCCTTCGGAAGACTTATCACAGAGCGTCCGCAATTTTACATTGCACTTACTGCGATGATTTTGGGAACGCAACTTTTCCTCGCCGGATTTTTAGGAGAATTGATCCTGAGAAGCAAAAAGGATTCCCGAAACTACATTATTAAAGAACAACGAAACTTCCACGATTAA
- a CDS encoding phospho-sugar mutase: MIYVDPKILDRVNQWLTPFFDEKTQHDIKEMIAYDPEGLEDSFYKNLEFGTGGMRGIMGLGDNRINKYTLGKNTQGLSNYLKKQFPNKEIKVAIAYDCRHNSKEFAKIVADVFSANGIKVFLFSELRPTPELSFAVKYLDCQAGIVLTASHNPPEYNGYKVYWKDGGQLVPPQDGKIIAEINSLKYEDIKFEANENLIQFIDSEVDEAFAKASVENGTFNSSQEAKDHLKIVFTSLHGTSITMIPKVLEQAGYKNVSIVEAQAEPNGDFPTVKSPNPEEPAALKMALELAEKENADIVIGTDPDCDRLGIAVRNDKNEMVLLNGNQTMVLMTHFLLEQWKKAGKLNGKQFVASTIVSTPMVEKVAEHFNVKYMEGLTGFKWIAKMIKDHPELEFIGGGEESFGYLVGDFVRDKDAVTATLLACEIAAQKKHAGSNMFQYLNEIYDTYGNYREHLISITKKGKKGAEEISAIMKTLRENPFKEIAGSKVIRMDDVSKNETTDFTKQETLSLNLPKSNVLIYYTEDGSKIAARPSGTEPKIKFYISVNTSEKDNFEEILQKKIDAIAAQLNVS; this comes from the coding sequence ATGATTTACGTAGATCCGAAAATTTTAGACCGCGTTAACCAGTGGCTCACTCCCTTTTTCGACGAAAAAACCCAGCACGACATCAAAGAAATGATTGCTTATGATCCCGAGGGATTGGAAGACAGCTTTTATAAAAACCTAGAGTTCGGTACCGGTGGTATGCGAGGCATCATGGGGCTTGGCGACAACCGAATCAATAAATATACTTTAGGAAAAAACACCCAAGGGCTTTCAAATTATTTAAAAAAACAATTTCCAAATAAAGAAATTAAGGTCGCAATCGCCTATGATTGTCGCCACAACAGCAAGGAATTTGCAAAAATTGTAGCCGATGTCTTTTCGGCAAACGGTATAAAAGTTTTTCTTTTTTCAGAATTAAGGCCCACTCCCGAGCTTTCCTTCGCAGTAAAATATTTAGATTGCCAAGCTGGAATTGTTTTAACGGCTTCGCACAATCCACCCGAATACAACGGCTATAAAGTGTATTGGAAGGATGGCGGACAGCTTGTTCCACCGCAAGACGGCAAAATAATTGCGGAAATAAATTCACTGAAATACGAAGACATAAAATTTGAAGCGAACGAAAATTTAATCCAATTTATAGATTCGGAAGTTGACGAAGCATTTGCAAAAGCTTCAGTTGAAAACGGTACTTTTAATAGTTCACAAGAAGCGAAAGACCATTTGAAAATTGTTTTTACTTCGCTTCACGGAACGTCAATTACAATGATTCCGAAGGTTTTGGAACAAGCGGGCTATAAAAATGTTTCCATTGTTGAAGCACAGGCTGAACCGAACGGCGATTTTCCAACGGTAAAATCTCCCAACCCGGAAGAGCCTGCAGCTTTAAAAATGGCTTTGGAACTTGCAGAAAAAGAAAATGCAGATATCGTAATTGGTACCGACCCCGATTGTGATCGTTTGGGTATTGCCGTTCGTAATGATAAAAACGAAATGGTGTTGCTCAACGGAAACCAAACTATGGTTTTGATGACGCACTTTTTATTGGAACAATGGAAAAAAGCTGGAAAATTGAACGGAAAGCAGTTTGTGGCTTCCACAATTGTTTCAACACCAATGGTTGAAAAAGTTGCGGAACATTTCAACGTAAAATATATGGAAGGGCTCACGGGCTTTAAGTGGATTGCCAAAATGATAAAGGACCATCCCGAACTTGAGTTTATTGGCGGAGGCGAAGAAAGCTTCGGTTATTTGGTGGGCGATTTTGTTCGTGATAAAGATGCCGTTACCGCCACCCTACTCGCCTGCGAGATTGCCGCGCAGAAAAAACATGCTGGCAGCAACATGTTCCAGTATTTAAACGAAATTTACGACACTTACGGAAATTACCGTGAACATCTTATTTCAATTACAAAAAAAGGGAAAAAAGGTGCTGAGGAAATTTCAGCGATTATGAAAACACTTCGTGAGAATCCTTTTAAGGAAATTGCAGGCAGTAAAGTAATTAGAATGGACGATGTTTCAAAAAACGAAACTACAGATTTCACAAAACAAGAAACTTTGTCATTAAACCTGCCAAAAAGCAACGTTTTAATCTATTATACTGAAGACGGCAGCAAAATTGCAGCGCGGCCTAGCGGCACCGAACCGAAAATAAAGTTCTACATTAGCGTGAATACTTCCGAAAAGGATAATTTTGAAGAAATACTTCAGAAAAAAATAGACGCTATTGCCGCACAACTAAACGTGAGTTAA
- a CDS encoding ABC transporter ATP-binding protein yields the protein MNYFRKILRYAYPYKRFAFLNIFFNVLYALFSTLSFVALIPVLEIIFSDQRTLGPRPVYKGISNVKDFSQEYLNYFIIENINKYGEFKILMYMVGIIIALFLLKNLSNYLAMFYSTFLRNGVLKDLRNDLYSKVIQFPLAFYSEKRKGDTISRLSGDVDEVKNSVLSVLEMIVREPLTIIFSLVTMLFISAKLTLFVFLFLPISGFLISKVGKSLKKGSLKVQQEQGVFLSILEETMGGLRIIKAFHAENLFQKKFEDSNERFYKYSNSVLNRQNLASPLSELLGIITIGVLLVYGGYLVFVDRTLEASFFIGYIMLAYNILTPAKAIAKASYSLKRADGSAHRILELLEAENTIVDIKNPVQKEGFDGVISIKNISFKYEDQYVLKDFSLEIPKGKTVALVGQSGSGKSTIANLLTRFYDVNQGSIEIDGVDIKNISKKSLRGLMGIVSQDSILFNDSVANNLKLGKPNASEAELMEAAEISNSYEFIKDLPEGFETNIGDSGNKLSGGQKQRLSIARAVLKNPPIMILDEATSALDTESERLVQDALEKMMKNRTSIVIAHRLSTIQNADNIVVLSKGKIVEQGKHQELLEKKGVYYSLVEMQSLA from the coding sequence ATGAATTATTTCAGAAAAATACTGCGCTACGCGTATCCTTATAAAAGATTTGCTTTTTTAAATATCTTTTTTAACGTGCTGTATGCTTTGTTCAGTACGCTTTCGTTTGTGGCGCTCATCCCTGTTTTGGAAATTATCTTTAGCGACCAGCGCACGCTTGGGCCACGGCCGGTTTATAAAGGAATATCAAACGTAAAAGATTTTTCACAGGAATACCTAAATTACTTTATAATTGAAAACATCAACAAATACGGGGAGTTCAAGATTTTGATGTACATGGTTGGGATTATAATCGCTTTGTTTTTGTTGAAGAACTTAAGCAATTATTTGGCGATGTTCTACTCAACCTTTCTTCGGAACGGAGTATTGAAGGATCTTCGGAACGATCTTTACAGCAAGGTAATACAGTTTCCTCTGGCGTTCTATTCCGAAAAGCGAAAAGGAGATACTATTTCCCGACTTAGCGGTGACGTAGACGAAGTAAAAAATTCGGTGCTTTCGGTCTTGGAAATGATTGTTCGTGAGCCGTTGACCATTATCTTTTCTTTAGTTACAATGCTTTTCATTAGTGCAAAACTTACATTATTTGTATTTCTTTTTCTACCTATTTCCGGTTTTTTAATTTCTAAAGTGGGAAAATCACTTAAAAAAGGCTCTTTAAAAGTGCAACAGGAACAAGGGGTGTTTCTTTCCATTCTGGAAGAGACCATGGGCGGTCTGCGCATTATTAAAGCTTTTCATGCAGAAAACCTCTTTCAGAAAAAATTTGAGGACAGTAATGAACGATTTTATAAATATTCAAATTCAGTATTGAACCGACAAAACCTTGCTTCACCGTTAAGTGAGCTGTTGGGAATCATTACCATTGGCGTTCTTTTGGTGTATGGCGGTTATTTGGTTTTTGTTGATAGAACACTGGAGGCCAGTTTCTTCATTGGCTATATTATGTTGGCCTATAATATTCTAACCCCCGCTAAGGCTATTGCAAAGGCTAGTTATTCCCTTAAACGCGCTGATGGTTCCGCACACCGGATTTTGGAATTGTTAGAAGCTGAAAATACTATTGTAGATATTAAAAATCCTGTGCAAAAGGAAGGTTTTGATGGAGTTATTTCAATCAAAAATATTTCCTTTAAATATGAAGACCAATACGTGTTAAAGGATTTTTCACTTGAAATTCCAAAGGGAAAAACCGTTGCGCTTGTGGGCCAATCTGGGAGTGGAAAAAGTACAATTGCGAATTTGCTTACCCGTTTTTACGATGTGAACCAGGGAAGCATTGAAATTGACGGCGTGGATATAAAAAATATTTCAAAAAAATCCCTTCGCGGCTTAATGGGTATTGTTTCACAGGATTCCATTCTTTTTAATGACTCCGTTGCTAATAACTTAAAGCTTGGAAAACCCAATGCTTCCGAAGCTGAATTGATGGAAGCTGCGGAAATAAGTAATTCCTATGAATTCATAAAAGATTTGCCCGAAGGTTTTGAAACCAATATAGGCGATAGCGGCAACAAACTGAGTGGCGGCCAAAAACAGCGATTGAGCATCGCCCGCGCCGTTTTGAAAAATCCGCCGATTATGATTTTGGACGAGGCAACTTCGGCTTTGGATACCGAGAGCGAACGTTTGGTGCAGGATGCGTTGGAGAAAATGATGAAAAACAGAACTTCCATCGTCATTGCCCATAGGCTTTCTACCATTCAAAATGCCGATAATATTGTGGTGCTTTCCAAAGGAAAGATCGTAGAACAGGGCAAGCACCAAGAGCTTTTGGAGAAAAAAGGCGTGTATTACAGTTTGGTGGAAATGCAGTCTTTGGCGTAA
- a CDS encoding RNA polymerase sigma factor, with translation MVEEQELVTALQTDGAKEAAFRELVAQYKERLYWQIRNMVLDHDDADDVLQNTFIKIFRNIKSFKGESKLHTWMYRIAANESITFLNKKARRNNVSIDNVKDNAVRKLETDVYFEGDQLQLEFQKAIATLPEKQRLIFTMKYFEDHTFEELSEILETSVGGLKSSYHIAVKKITEFIKNHDETL, from the coding sequence ATGGTTGAAGAACAAGAACTGGTAACGGCATTGCAGACCGATGGGGCCAAAGAGGCTGCGTTTCGGGAACTGGTGGCGCAGTATAAAGAGCGACTCTATTGGCAAATCAGGAATATGGTCTTGGATCATGATGATGCAGATGATGTGCTTCAAAACACCTTTATAAAAATTTTCAGAAATATTAAATCGTTTAAAGGTGAAAGCAAGTTGCACACGTGGATGTACCGCATTGCCGCCAATGAATCCATTACCTTTCTGAACAAAAAGGCACGCCGCAACAATGTATCAATAGACAATGTGAAAGACAATGCGGTGCGCAAACTGGAAACAGATGTCTATTTTGAAGGAGACCAATTGCAACTGGAGTTTCAGAAAGCAATTGCAACCCTCCCAGAAAAACAACGGTTGATTTTTACGATGAAGTATTTTGAAGACCACACCTTTGAGGAACTTTCAGAAATACTGGAAACCTCTGTGGGCGGTTTAAAAAGCAGCTACCACATAGCCGTAAAGAAAATTACCGAATTCATAAAAAATCACGATGAAACTCTTTGA
- a CDS encoding sensor of ECF-type sigma factor, with amino-acid sequence MNKLVMLLFLLAATMQAQDGKHEKIKAWKTAYITEKLSLTSAEAEKFWPIYNKYDDKFHELRKKERTEIFKKLRDGLENLTETEANELIDKNLSIESSELELRKQMTVELRKVLSPKKIIILKKTEDDFKRELLERYRGSKGEKGPK; translated from the coding sequence ATGAATAAATTAGTCATGCTACTTTTCCTTTTGGCAGCAACCATGCAGGCACAAGATGGAAAACACGAAAAAATAAAGGCTTGGAAAACAGCTTATATTACTGAAAAACTTTCGCTCACCTCTGCTGAGGCAGAAAAGTTCTGGCCTATTTATAATAAATACGATGATAAATTTCACGAGCTTCGGAAAAAAGAGCGAACTGAAATTTTTAAAAAGTTGAGAGATGGACTTGAAAATCTTACCGAGACCGAAGCCAATGAATTAATAGACAAGAATCTTTCCATTGAATCCAGTGAACTGGAATTACGTAAGCAAATGACTGTGGAACTGAGAAAAGTACTTTCACCCAAAAAAATAATTATTCTCAAAAAAACGGAAGACGATTTTAAGCGGGAACTTTTAGAACGCTACCGTGGCAGCAAAGGCGAAAAAGGTCCCAAGTAA
- a CDS encoding DUF2911 domain-containing protein: MKKIFLLFSAFMLTFGIQAQIETPQPSPFQKIEQKVGLTDVTLEYSRPSMKGRIIYGGLVPYDKMWRTGANANTKITFSDDVEIGGKTVKAGSYAIYTKPGTSNWEIYFYEDTTNWGTPEKWDDSKVAAQVSAAAYPMPMNIETFTMSFDELKNDSAMLGLLWEKTYVGVPIKFGTDKTVSESIQRVMNGPSANDYYSAAVYYLEAGKDINQAKAWIDKAVEMNKEPKFWQLRQKSLIYAKAGDKKGAIEAAKKSIELAKAAGNDDYVALNQKSLKEWGAM, from the coding sequence ATGAAAAAAATTTTTTTACTTTTTTCTGCCTTCATGTTAACATTTGGCATACAGGCACAAATAGAAACCCCCCAACCTAGCCCGTTCCAAAAAATTGAGCAAAAAGTGGGCTTGACAGATGTAACTTTAGAATACTCTAGGCCGTCCATGAAAGGAAGAATTATATACGGGGGCTTGGTTCCTTATGACAAAATGTGGCGTACAGGGGCAAATGCAAATACGAAGATAACCTTTAGCGACGATGTGGAGATAGGAGGTAAAACAGTTAAGGCAGGCAGTTATGCTATTTACACAAAACCAGGAACATCAAACTGGGAGATATACTTTTATGAGGACACTACTAATTGGGGAACTCCTGAAAAATGGGACGATAGTAAAGTTGCTGCACAAGTATCTGCTGCAGCGTACCCGATGCCTATGAATATAGAAACATTTACAATGTCTTTTGATGAGTTGAAAAATGATTCTGCCATGCTGGGATTACTTTGGGAAAAAACCTATGTGGGCGTACCCATTAAATTTGGAACTGACAAAACCGTTTCAGAGAGCATCCAAAGAGTGATGAACGGCCCTTCGGCAAACGATTATTATTCAGCAGCCGTGTATTATTTAGAGGCTGGAAAAGATATAAATCAGGCTAAGGCTTGGATTGATAAGGCAGTTGAAATGAACAAAGAGCCCAAGTTTTGGCAGTTGCGACAAAAGTCTTTAATCTACGCAAAAGCGGGAGATAAAAAAGGCGCTATTGAAGCCGCAAAAAAATCGATAGAACTTGCAAAGGCAGCAGGTAATGATGATTATGTGGCTTTAAATCAAAAGTCATTAAAAGAATGGGGCGCAATGTAA
- a CDS encoding SRPBCC family protein — translation MKIYTLQAKQNLPISKEEAWRFLSDPKNLKIITPDYMGFNIQSGADRPMFAGQIIEYLVTPILGIKTKWVTEITHVVDKEYFVDEQRFGPYALWHHKHFIKEIDGGIEMEDLLHYKLPFGFLGQLAHPFLVKPKLDEIFEYRKNKLVELFGPL, via the coding sequence ATGAAAATTTACACTCTACAGGCCAAACAAAATTTGCCCATATCTAAGGAGGAGGCTTGGCGGTTCTTATCAGATCCTAAAAACCTGAAAATAATTACGCCAGATTATATGGGTTTCAATATCCAGTCCGGAGCAGACAGACCTATGTTTGCAGGGCAAATTATTGAATATTTAGTCACCCCAATTCTGGGAATAAAAACTAAATGGGTTACAGAAATTACCCACGTTGTAGATAAGGAATATTTTGTTGATGAGCAACGCTTTGGGCCTTATGCGCTATGGCACCATAAACATTTTATAAAAGAAATTGATGGCGGGATTGAAATGGAGGATTTGCTTCACTATAAGCTGCCTTTTGGTTTTTTGGGCCAATTGGCGCATCCTTTTTTGGTGAAACCCAAACTCGACGAAATATTTGAATATCGAAAAAATAAATTGGTGGAACTTTTCGGTCCCTTATAA
- a CDS encoding SDR family NAD(P)-dependent oxidoreductase yields MQKNILLIGGSYGIGAAIAAKLKENHNVIIASRSSEDIPKGITHFSFDALKDDITTLDLPERIDGFVYCPGSINLKPFKMMSPETFSQDMELNFHSLMRVVHGLLPNLKNSDQASLLFFSTVAVKIGMPFHTSVAAAKGAIEGFAKALAAEYAPNFRVNVIAPSLTDSPLTSKLLNNDAKKEKMAERHPLKKVGNTEDIAAMATFLLNDESKWITGQIFGVDGGLSTLNVN; encoded by the coding sequence ATGCAAAAAAACATACTATTAATAGGTGGTTCTTATGGAATTGGAGCTGCTATTGCTGCAAAATTGAAAGAAAATCATAATGTGATCATCGCATCACGAAGCAGTGAAGATATTCCAAAGGGCATAACACACTTTTCTTTTGATGCGTTGAAGGATGATATTACAACATTGGATTTGCCCGAAAGAATTGATGGTTTTGTATACTGCCCGGGCAGTATTAACCTCAAACCTTTTAAAATGATGAGCCCTGAAACGTTTAGCCAAGATATGGAACTTAATTTCCACTCGCTTATGCGGGTGGTTCACGGTTTGTTGCCCAATCTGAAAAATTCAGATCAGGCCAGCCTTTTATTTTTCAGCACCGTTGCTGTTAAGATAGGGATGCCTTTCCATACCAGCGTGGCTGCAGCAAAAGGTGCTATTGAAGGATTTGCAAAAGCTCTTGCCGCGGAATACGCCCCAAACTTTCGAGTGAACGTAATTGCACCATCATTAACCGATTCGCCTTTGACTTCAAAACTTTTGAATAACGATGCAAAAAAAGAAAAGATGGCGGAGCGTCACCCACTGAAAAAAGTAGGCAACACTGAAGATATTGCTGCAATGGCAACATTTCTACTAAATGATGAATCAAAATGGATTACGGGTCAAATTTTTGGGGTAGATGGCGGACTTTCAACCTTAAACGTAAATTAA
- a CDS encoding cryptochrome/photolyase family protein yields MAEKVNIFWFRRDLRLDDNVGFYKALHGKFPVLPLFIFDTEILNELPKDDARVTFIFETLQKMRNELQKQGSSIAIYHGKPEAIFKKVISEFEVQNVITNHDYEPYAKKRDATIEKLLTEKEIGFYTYKDQVIFEKDEVVKDDGDPYIVYTPYMKTWKAKFKKEYVEKIYYTNEFLNNLYQNSRLSNLSLSDIGFKKSKIEIPEYDVTPTTIQEYEKRRNFPAEDATSHLGPHLRFGTVSIRKMIKKATAERNEVFWQELIWREFFMQILWHFPETVENAFKKKYDRIEWRNNEEEFKRWKEGKTGYPLVDAGMRQLNETGYMHNRVRMVAASFLCKHLLLDWRWGEAYFAEKLLDYEMSSNVGNWQWAAGSGVDAAPYFRIFNPTTQIEKFDKDYKYIKKYVPEFGTSSYPEKMVNHKDARERCLKVYKSAVS; encoded by the coding sequence TTGGCAGAAAAAGTAAATATATTTTGGTTCCGACGAGACCTTCGACTCGATGACAATGTGGGCTTTTACAAAGCACTTCACGGAAAATTTCCGGTACTTCCTCTATTTATATTTGATACAGAAATACTCAACGAGCTTCCCAAAGACGATGCCCGTGTTACTTTTATTTTCGAAACGCTCCAAAAAATGCGCAATGAATTGCAGAAGCAGGGAAGCAGCATTGCAATATACCACGGCAAACCAGAAGCTATTTTCAAAAAAGTAATTTCAGAATTTGAAGTGCAAAACGTAATTACCAATCACGACTACGAACCTTATGCAAAGAAGCGTGATGCAACTATTGAAAAGCTACTTACAGAAAAAGAAATAGGTTTTTACACTTATAAGGATCAGGTTATTTTTGAAAAGGATGAAGTAGTTAAAGATGATGGCGATCCATACATTGTCTATACACCTTATATGAAAACTTGGAAAGCAAAGTTTAAAAAGGAATATGTGGAAAAGATTTATTACACAAATGAATTTTTAAATAATCTGTACCAAAATTCACGATTGTCAAATCTATCACTAAGTGATATTGGTTTTAAAAAATCTAAAATTGAAATTCCAGAATATGATGTAACCCCCACGACTATTCAGGAATATGAAAAGAGACGAAATTTTCCCGCAGAAGATGCCACTTCGCATTTGGGGCCGCACCTTCGTTTCGGTACGGTAAGTATTCGCAAAATGATTAAAAAAGCAACTGCAGAAAGAAACGAAGTGTTTTGGCAGGAACTTATTTGGCGTGAATTCTTTATGCAGATTCTTTGGCATTTTCCGGAAACGGTAGAAAATGCCTTTAAAAAGAAATATGACCGTATTGAATGGAGAAACAATGAAGAAGAATTCAAAAGATGGAAAGAAGGTAAAACAGGTTACCCATTAGTTGATGCAGGAATGCGCCAGCTTAATGAAACAGGCTATATGCACAACCGGGTTCGAATGGTTGCGGCCAGTTTTTTGTGCAAACATCTTTTATTAGATTGGCGCTGGGGCGAGGCCTATTTTGCTGAAAAACTATTAGATTATGAAATGTCCAGCAATGTGGGTAATTGGCAATGGGCAGCGGGCAGCGGGGTAGACGCAGCGCCCTATTTTAGGATTTTCAATCCCACCACACAGATTGAAAAATTTGATAAAGACTACAAGTACATCAAAAAATACGTTCCAGAATTCGGCACTTCAAGCTATCCAGAAAAAATGGTAAACCACAAGGATGCCCGTGAAAGATGTTTGAAAGTCTACAAGTCAGCAGTTTCTTAA
- a CDS encoding (4Fe-4S)-binding protein — MDFTKTPNCKVMETYKHVYSNGEVIITYEPTRCIHSEACAKGLSEVFKTSVIPWIDLDGASTKKIMSQVKKCPSGALSCTKIKSREFVKDFVM, encoded by the coding sequence ATGGATTTTACAAAAACCCCAAATTGTAAAGTAATGGAAACCTACAAACACGTATATAGTAATGGTGAAGTTATCATAACATATGAACCCACCCGGTGCATTCATTCAGAAGCCTGTGCCAAAGGTCTTTCCGAAGTTTTCAAAACTTCAGTGATTCCATGGATAGATTTAGATGGCGCCAGTACAAAAAAAATTATGTCACAAGTAAAAAAATGTCCTTCAGGAGCATTATCATGTACCAAAATAAAATCGAGGGAGTTTGTTAAAGATTTTGTAATGTGA
- the murA gene encoding UDP-N-acetylglucosamine 1-carboxyvinyltransferase has product MGTFQIEGGHKLKGEITPQGAKNEALQILCAVLLTPEKVIIENIPDILDVNKLIKILENLGVKIQKLAKGKYAFIADEINLEYLESELFKQEGSSLRGSIMIVGPLLARFGKGYIPRPGGDKIGRRRLDTHFEGFINLGAKFRYNKEERFYGVEAPKGLKGTYMLLDQASVTGTANIIMAAVLAKGTTTIYNAACEPYIQQLCKMLNAMGANISGVGSNLLVIEGVKSLGGCTHRILPDMIEIGSWIGLAAMTQSEITIKNVSWENLGLIPETFRKLGIKLNKKGDDIHIPSQKEYEIQGYIDGSILTVADAPWPGFTPDLLSIVLVVCTQAKGSVLIHQKMFESRLFFVDKLIDMGAKIILCDPHRATVIGHNFQSNLKATTMVSPDIRAGISLLIAALSAQGTSTIHNIEQIDRGYENIDERLRAIGAKITRSEA; this is encoded by the coding sequence ATGGGAACTTTCCAAATAGAGGGCGGGCATAAACTAAAGGGCGAAATAACGCCTCAGGGTGCCAAAAACGAAGCCTTACAAATTCTTTGTGCAGTATTGTTAACGCCTGAGAAGGTAATCATTGAAAATATTCCGGATATTCTGGACGTTAATAAACTCATAAAAATTCTAGAAAATCTTGGGGTTAAAATTCAGAAATTGGCAAAAGGTAAATATGCCTTTATCGCTGATGAAATTAATCTGGAATATTTAGAATCAGAACTTTTTAAGCAGGAGGGAAGCTCCCTTCGCGGCTCCATTATGATTGTAGGTCCTTTGTTGGCCAGATTTGGAAAAGGATACATTCCGCGTCCCGGAGGCGATAAAATTGGCAGAAGAAGACTCGACACCCACTTTGAAGGTTTTATAAATCTTGGAGCTAAGTTTCGCTACAATAAGGAAGAACGATTCTATGGCGTGGAAGCCCCAAAAGGTTTAAAGGGCACTTATATGCTTTTAGACCAGGCTTCGGTTACTGGAACGGCCAATATTATTATGGCTGCCGTTTTAGCCAAAGGCACCACCACCATTTATAACGCAGCATGCGAGCCGTACATCCAGCAGCTTTGTAAAATGCTGAACGCCATGGGCGCTAATATTTCAGGCGTTGGCTCGAATTTATTGGTGATTGAAGGTGTAAAAAGCCTTGGTGGCTGTACACACCGTATTCTGCCAGATATGATTGAAATTGGTAGCTGGATTGGCCTTGCGGCAATGACGCAAAGTGAAATAACCATTAAAAATGTAAGTTGGGAAAACTTAGGATTGATTCCTGAAACCTTTAGAAAACTCGGAATTAAACTGAACAAAAAAGGAGATGATATTCACATTCCATCTCAAAAAGAGTACGAAATACAAGGCTATATCGACGGGTCCATACTAACGGTTGCCGATGCGCCGTGGCCTGGCTTTACCCCAGATTTGTTGAGTATTGTACTAGTAGTTTGTACCCAAGCAAAGGGTAGCGTGCTTATTCACCAAAAAATGTTTGAAAGCCGTCTGTTCTTTGTAGATAAACTGATAGATATGGGTGCCAAAATCATTCTTTGCGATCCGCACCGGGCAACTGTAATCGGCCATAACTTTCAATCAAACCTGAAAGCTACAACTATGGTTTCACCAGATATTCGAGCGGGAATTTCACTTTTGATTGCAGCGCTATCTGCACAAGGCACAAGTACCATCCACAATATTGAACAGATAGATCGTGGTTATGAGAATATTGATGAAAGACTTAGAGCCATTGGCGCAAAAATTACGCGTTCAGAGGCATAA